The genomic region GCAGGGCGTCGGTCTTGGTGTCGGCCAGGCCTTTGGCGCATCCGCTGGAGCCGGTGCAGGCGATCAGGCGCGCCAGGGGTTGGTCCACCGAGCACAAAAAGCCAAGCCGTTCGAGGCGTTCAATGACAGCCGCCGCGTCACGGATATTGGGCAGCAGCAGGCCCTGCCATGGCGTGACACGCAGGGTGGCGTCGCCATGGTCGACGGCCAGCTGCGCGGCGCCCCTGAGCATCGCCGAATCCAGGCGGCCCAAGGGTGCGACGGCAGCGACGTAGACCTGGTTTTTTTGACGCTGTGGATAACTTCCCAGGTGCAGCGGCGCGGGGTTGGAATGGCGTGAAAAGCCGTCAACCGGCTGCAAGGGCAGATTTAGCTGCCGCAGAAAGTTATCCACAGACGTTTCAGCCAGCAGGTGGCGCATGCGGGTTTGATCGGGCCGGGCCAGTTCAAGGAACAGCTCCAGAACCGCCACCACCAGTGCATGCCCTTGCGCCAAAGGCACGGCGGCCAATGGCGCGTCCTGCGCCGGGCAGCCTGCCAGGCCGAATGCCAACAGCGTCTGGCCATTGGCGTCGAACGCCGACAACCACAGGTCGTGATGATGCTCGAGCATCGCCAGGGCTTCACCGCCGTCCAGTTGCACGGCGAACTTGGCTGACAGCTCATGGAAACGCGGGTGGGTTTCCAGGGTGGCGAGGATTTCGTCAGCCAGCGGCCGTGTGTCGAACAGCATCTCGCGGTCGATACCGGCGCTGGGGCTGAGCATCAGGTTGCGCACATCGTCACCGGCGGCGCTTCTGGGCCCAAGGTCAGCGGCCAGCAAGGCGGCGATCAATGCGTCCTGTTCGGCACCTATTCCGCGAATCTGCAGGTTGGCGCGGTTGGTCGCCTCGATCACGCCGCCGGCATGGGCCAGGGCCGCATCGGCCACGGCAAGGGCCTGCTCGGCGAGGATCGAACCACCGGCCAACTTGATCCGGCAAATCCCGCCGTCCAACGCCTGGACAATACGCAGCAACCCCGGACAGGCCGAGGGACGCAAGGTATTGGACGGTGGTATTGATTTCACAGGGCTACCGGTTCACGGGTAAAGGCGCGGTATTATGCCTGCTTTGTCCGGCGGCATGAAAAGCCTGCCCGTCGGATGTCGTTCAAGGAATTCATATGTCGCCCTGGCTGACGGTAGTAGGCATCGGTGAAGACGGCTTCAAGGGCCTGGGCAGAAACGCCCGGCACGCCCTGTTGCGCGCCTCGCGCATTGTTGGCGGCCAGCGCCAGCTGGACTTGTTGCCGGTATGTATCCGTGGCGAACGCCAGCTGTGGCCGAGCCCGTTTTCCCTGGAACCGGTGCTGGCCAGGCGCGGTGAAGCGGTGTGCGTGCTGGCCAGCGGCGATCCGATGTTCTATGGCGTGGGCGCGAGCCTGGCGCGGCAGGTGCCCGCCGATGAGCTGCTGATTCTGCCGGCGCCTTCGTCGGTGTCATTGGCGGCGGCGCGTTTGGGCTGGCCGTTGCAGGACGTAGTGACGCTGTCGGTGGTTGCCCGGCCGTTGGCGGCGCTGAATGCGCACCTGGCCAGCGGCGTGCGTTTACTGGTGCTGAGCAATGACGGCCAGAGCCCGGCGGCGATGGCGGCGCAGTTGGCTGAGCGTGGCTTTGGCGCAAGTCGTCTGAGGGTGTTTGAACACCTCGGCGGGCCGGATGAGCGGCGCATCGACGGCATCGCCCGGGATTGGCCAGGTGAACCGATTGCCGCGTTGAATCTGATGGCCATCGACTGCGTGGCCGACGCCAACACAGCCCGCCTGTCACGCCTGGCGGGGCTGCCGGACTCGGCCTTCAAGCACGATGGCCAACTGACCAAACGTGACGTGCGCGCCATGACCCTCGCCCGCCTCGCGCCGATGCCCGGCGAACTGCTGTGGGACGTGGGCGCGGGCAGCGGCTCCATCGGGATCGAATGGATGCGCGCCCACTCCAGTTGCCGCGCGCTGGCGATCGAAGCCGATGAAGGTCGGCAACTGTTGATCGAACACAACCGTGACGCACTCGGCGTCCCAGGCCTGCAGTTGATTCGCGGCACCGCGCCCCACGCACTCGCTGGCCTGGAAGCGCCCGACGCCATCTTCATCGGCGGAGGCGTCACCCGCGACGGCGTGCTCGACACCTGCTGGCAACACCTGCGCCCCGGCGGCCGGCTGGTGGCCAACGCCGTGACCCTGCAAAGCGAAATGACCCTGATGGCCTGGCGCGAACAATACGGCGGCGAACTGACCCGCATTCATGTGGCCCAGGCCCAGCCACTGGGGGACTTTGATACCTGGCGCCAGGCGCTGCCGATCACCCTGCTGGAAGTGATCAAGCCGCTATGAAACGCATCCTGCTGCTGGGCGGCGTGACGGAAGCCCTGGCCATTGCCCGCACACTGGGGCCGGAGCATATCTACAGCCTGGCGGGTGTTGGTCGGGTGCCGACCGACCTTACTTGTGAAGTGCGCGTCGGCGGCTATGGCGGCGCTGATGGCCTGGCGCAGTTTATTCGCGACGAAGGCATCGAACGGGTGGTGGACGCGACTCATCCGTATGCCGCGCAGATCAGCGCCAACGCGGCCCGCGCCGCTGGTGTGTGCGGCATTCCCTGCTGGGCCCTGCGCCGCCCGGCATGGCAGCCACAGGCCGGTGATGACTGGCGCGAGGTCAGTGACTGGGCGGAGTTGATCAAAGCCTTGAAACCCTTCAAGCGGCCGCTGTTCACCCTGGGCCGCGAACCGTTGCAGCACCTCGACGAAATCCCCTCCGAGCAGTTCTGGACGCTGCGCGCGCTGGACGTATATCCGGGCAATGAACGTTGTGAAGTGATCGGTGCCCGT from Pseudomonas yamanorum harbors:
- the cobG gene encoding precorrin-3B synthase; the protein is MKSIPPSNTLRPSACPGLLRIVQALDGGICRIKLAGGSILAEQALAVADAALAHAGGVIEATNRANLQIRGIGAEQDALIAALLAADLGPRSAAGDDVRNLMLSPSAGIDREMLFDTRPLADEILATLETHPRFHELSAKFAVQLDGGEALAMLEHHHDLWLSAFDANGQTLLAFGLAGCPAQDAPLAAVPLAQGHALVVAVLELFLELARPDQTRMRHLLAETSVDNFLRQLNLPLQPVDGFSRHSNPAPLHLGSYPQRQKNQVYVAAVAPLGRLDSAMLRGAAQLAVDHGDATLRVTPWQGLLLPNIRDAAAVIERLERLGFLCSVDQPLARLIACTGSSGCAKGLADTKTDALQLATLVPGHSVHLSGCPRSCAAAHTAPVTLLAVSPGHYDLYFRDAGQPGFGRLHARTLSIEAAGALLRAHPRSNTDD
- the cbiE gene encoding precorrin-6y C5,15-methyltransferase (decarboxylating) subunit CbiE, with translation MSPWLTVVGIGEDGFKGLGRNARHALLRASRIVGGQRQLDLLPVCIRGERQLWPSPFSLEPVLARRGEAVCVLASGDPMFYGVGASLARQVPADELLILPAPSSVSLAAARLGWPLQDVVTLSVVARPLAALNAHLASGVRLLVLSNDGQSPAAMAAQLAERGFGASRLRVFEHLGGPDERRIDGIARDWPGEPIAALNLMAIDCVADANTARLSRLAGLPDSAFKHDGQLTKRDVRAMTLARLAPMPGELLWDVGAGSGSIGIEWMRAHSSCRALAIEADEGRQLLIEHNRDALGVPGLQLIRGTAPHALAGLEAPDAIFIGGGVTRDGVLDTCWQHLRPGGRLVANAVTLQSEMTLMAWREQYGGELTRIHVAQAQPLGDFDTWRQALPITLLEVIKPL
- a CDS encoding cobalt-precorrin-6A reductase, coding for MKRILLLGGVTEALAIARTLGPEHIYSLAGVGRVPTDLTCEVRVGGYGGADGLAQFIRDEGIERVVDATHPYAAQISANAARAAGVCGIPCWALRRPAWQPQAGDDWREVSDWAELIKALKPFKRPLFTLGREPLQHLDEIPSEQFWTLRALDVYPGNERCEVIGARGPFLIEDERALFERRQIDVLISKNSGSSATEPKLEVARERGVPVLVLKRPVLPEVDREFTTVNSVLQALQSL